Proteins encoded in a region of the Diabrotica virgifera virgifera chromosome 4, PGI_DIABVI_V3a genome:
- the LOC126883683 gene encoding uncharacterized protein LOC126883683 has protein sequence MANKKFEEFIPDLQPWNIYEERLEQHFVANGVEEEAIKVAILISSVSAPTYTLLRDLCFPEAPNTKTFAELSKLLATHYGGQVSTWRERCTFFDLRQETEEKIADWYARIRSAAVTCKFWADLIKVLLNKFVSGMCPSKILDRLCEEDEKATMEQMVSLAMKTENAIMASKTSSRSTVNVHVIDHQQASSSSSSRVRLQGQDGGWQHGTRRTTHGSSNVNVNSSVNQMSKYKICGNKHKNSCKYKDYICNICKNMGHLARVCLAHKNSVNFLDSEAEEDIYTLDSIESRIVDLCHVQVKVDNPFKIQVKIEGKIYEMIIDSGAGESITQSESNLEKLTMETQGEPVLLDMATSSDTGNRSLTNTVYRSDNEQNIIVNNPSDNMSQTGRSRRVTNMPRKYNDFILE, from the exons ATGGCGAACAAAAAGTTCGAAGAATTTATTCCAGATTTACAACCGTGGAATATTTACGAAGAAAGATTGGAACAACATTTTGTGGCAAATGGGGTTGAAGAGGAAGCTATTAAAGTGGCGATCCTAATCAGTTCGGTGAGTGCACCCACATACACCTTGTTGAGAGATCTATGTTTTCCAGAAGCTCCCAACACTAAAACATTTGCAGAATTATCAAAGTTATTAGCTACCCATTACGGAGGTCAAGTGAGTACATGGAGAGAAAGATGTACATTTTTTGACCTGCGGCAAGAAACTGAGGAAAAAATAGCTGACTGGTACGCTAGGATAAGAAGTGCTGCAGTTACGTGCAAGTTTTGGGCAGATCTAATCAAAGTGCTGCTAAATAAGTTCGTGAGTGGTATGTGTCCTAGTAAAATTCTCGACAGATTATGCGAAGAGGATGAAAAGGCGACGATGGAGCAGATGGTGAGTTTGGCAATGAAGACAGAAAATGCTATCATGGCTTCAAAAACAAGCTCGAGGTCAACTGTAAATGTTCACGTGATAGATCATCAGCAAGCTTCGTCATCGTCGAGTTCTCGAGTTCGTCTGCAGGGACAGGATGGAGGTTGGCAACATGGGACAAGGCGGACAACGCATGGCAGCTCAAACGTCAATGTAAATTCAAGTGTCAATCAGATGTCAAAATATAAGATATGTggaaataaacacaaaaatagtTGTAAATATAAAGATTACATTTGTAATATATGTAAAAACATGGGGCACTTGGCTAGGGTCTGTTTGGCACATAAAAATAGTGTTAATTTTTTAGATAGTGAGGCGGAAGAGGACATTTATACATTAGACAGCATAGAATCAAGAATTGTTGATCTGTGCCATGTACAAGTCAAGGTAGACAATCCCTTTAAAATCCAGGTAAAGATTGAAGGCAAAATATATGAGATGATCATTGATAGTGGCGCTG GTGAGAGTATAACACAATCTGAATCAAATTTGGAGAAGTTAACGATGGAAACCCAAGGTGAGCCAGTTTTGCTGGACATGGCTACTTCTTCAGACACTGGCAACAGATCATTAACTAATACAGTTTACAGGTCAGATAATGAACAAAACATTATTGTTAATAATCCATCTGATAATATGTCTCAAACAGGTAGAAGCAGACGTGTTACAAATATGCCAAGGAAATACAATGATTTCATTCTAGAGtaa